The Candidatus Dependentiae bacterium sequence CTAAAAATCACAGATAATGGCTCTGCAAAAAAAGCTATCCAGAATGATGATCAATCAATCCAAAATCCTGCAACGGATATAAAAAACAAGAATAAATATTCGTTCAAAGAAAATGAAATTGCAACTATCAATAATTCTTTTGATGCGCAAAGCCAAAGATCAACAACTGTTTCAACAATACATAAAATGCTCGCCTGGTTTATCTTTTTACTACTATTTCTTGCTATAATTATGGCAGCGACATCAATCATTTTTTCATTGTTTGGCAAATCAATACGCAACTCATTTTGGATCAACTCCCTGAATTATCGATATCTCTTTTATATTTGCCAAAAACAAAACAATATACAAAAGCTACATCAATTATTGATAAAGCTTGAACGAAATCATAGCTTAGACCTACAAGGCCAGCAACTATCTGATTGCTTTACCAAGCTTAAACTACCCGAAGATTCATTTCAAAAATGGCAACACTTTTTAAATCAGATGCTTTCTGTAAACTTTGCAGGCAAAAAAAGCACAAAAGAAGAAAGAGAAGAGATTTTTGTTCATGCTCAGTACTGGTTTTTCGTCTTGCTTTCTTGTTGCAAACTACAAAAAAGAAGCTACGCTGATAAAAGTATTATCTCATAAGTGTTTTTTTAAATTGGATTTGTATGATTGACCAAATTTTTAACATCCTTGATATTGTTGATAATATTTTCTGGCTATACATCGGTGCGCCAGGACTTATGATTGTTGGTTTCTATCTTTCGTACAAATCAAAATTCTTTCAAATTCGCCAAGCGCCACATGTCTTTAAAATATTTAAAGGCTTTGCGATGCAAAAACAGGATGATTCTGTTCGAGGCGTAGCTCCAATTCAAGCTTTTTTTGCTTCTGTTGGTGGTGCTATCGGAATTGGAAACTTAGTCAGCGTATGTATCGCCGTGCAAGTAGGTGGTCCTGGTGCTGTATTTTGGATGTGGGTCGCAGCTCTCATGGGCATGCTTGTCAAGTACGGTGAAATATATTTAGGTGTAAAATTCAGAATCAAAAACAACGAAAATAGTTACACCGGCGGACCAATGATTTATTTACGTCATGTTCCAGGAGGAGCTTTCTGGTCAAAATTTGCAGCTGTTTTAATGTGCTTATATGGAATTGAAATCTATATTTTCAGAGTGGTAACACACACCGTCGTTGAAGGCTGGGATTTAAATCCATCAATCGTTATTCCTGTCTTATTATTTTTAGTTGTTGGCGTAGGAAAAGGCGGCGTACGAATAGTTGGAAAGCTTTGCTCCGTCATTATTCCATTCTTTTTAGCTGCTTACATTGGCATGGGCATGTGGGTTCTTATAAATAACTTATCTTACATT is a genomic window containing:
- a CDS encoding amino acid carrier protein is translated as MIDQIFNILDIVDNIFWLYIGAPGLMIVGFYLSYKSKFFQIRQAPHVFKIFKGFAMQKQDDSVRGVAPIQAFFASVGGAIGIGNLVSVCIAVQVGGPGAVFWMWVAALMGMLVKYGEIYLGVKFRIKNNENSYTGGPMIYLRHVPGGAFWSKFAAVLMCLYGIEIYIFRVVTHTVVEGWDLNPSIVIPVLLFLVVGVGKGGVRIVGKLCSVIIPFFLAAYIGMGMWVLINNLSYIPTMLASIFTHAFTPHAAIGAFAGNSIMLSITHGVRRACYTGDIGVGYASTMHAETKESIPAKQAALGIVDIFLDSFLVCTMSLFLILVTDKWHAGLHETATVPAALSMYFPYVNIIWPLFIFLLGYSTLIAFFAAGRRSATILFPKYGANIYIVLATMLFLIFSFLGTLAQCLSVMSIVGVLLLICNLYGLFFLRNEIIFDVRHHKQ